TTTTGAGTCATCGAAGAAATCGGTATGATAACGATAtggtaagggcaaatgcaatggtgaattgatattgggccaacaaagatgttgtcttttgctgatgtggctgtattgtaaaatgtgttttgcttatgtgactgtattgggataagtgttttgctgatgtgaatgtattgatatttgatgttttggtgtagttttgttgtggataatatggatgaatgaaatgttgttgggtttggtggaaagagaaagtgtgtgggaagaaaaagtgtatagaaatttgtgttttacagatgtggttgtattagaatacgtgtttgacttactttttgtgtaatagaggtgggaccggggcaacaaaaatgttagCTCAATAAGTTGTTTCTCATCGCATTTGCCCTAACTATACCAATTAACACTCCTAATCTTACCACCGCCAATACCAGTTCGGCACGTTGATGGCACATAGAAAGTACTTTATGACAAATGGCGACATATTCGCAGTTTTCGAAACCTGTGGGTTTGTTAggtttggggggggggggggggcgcaAAGGCAAAGCGGAGCCCCGGGACAATCAAAACCATCAACACAAAACCGCCGGCTGCGCTAGCTGTATCTATTCTCTTTTCCAATACAATCCGACTACATTACTCATCCTCTCGCCCCACTCgttttatctctctctctctctctattcgtTGCGATCTCCAAAAGTTTTCTGGGTCTCGAAGCAATTCCAGGAAAAAGCTCTGGAACGTTCTGCTCGAGTCTAATCTTTCAGTTATTGATTGCTTAGAGAAGGTTTCCATCGACGGCGTTTTGCTCTGATAACCATCTTATTGGCTGGGtatgttttcaaatttcaattgcTGAGTTGTCTTCTATCCTGTTTAGGGCGGGCAGTCATATGTGCCTCAAAGTGGGTCTCTTTGGTGTAGTGGTGCTGTCTTTGAATCAGTATAGGGAGAATTTAGGAGAGTCTCTGATGAAATTTGTTATTACCAGTGCTATTGTTGATTGTGAGAATAGCAGCGAAGGTGTAGCTTATTCAATTCCTTAAGTTTGATGGAACCAAACGTTTTACCTGGTGGGATTTTCTCTCCTATGGGAACAGGAATGTTAGGGCTTGAAATGCAATTACAACCACCACCCCATCACCGCCAACAACCTCCACAAAACCctcaaaattcacaaaacccTTCCCATGTGAACCAACCCCAAATGGCTGCTTTTGCCCACCATGACCCACAGACCCAACAATCTACTAAACATGGGTACCCATATGCCATCACCTCTGTAGCCTCAAAACCCAAACAACCATCTCCTCTCAGTGATGATGATGACCCTGGTTTCACTGCTGATGATACCACTGGGGATGGTAAGAGGAAAATCTCTCCATGGCATAGGATGAAGTGGACTGACAACATGGTTAGGCTCCTTATATTGGCAGTCTATTACATTGGTGATGAAGTTGGATCCGAAGGGAATGATCCCACAAGCAAGAAGAAGGCAGGGGCATTGTTGCAGAAGAAAGGGAAATGGAAATCAGTATCGAGGGCAATGATGGAGAAGGGGTTTTATGTGTCTCCACAACAATGTGAGGACAAATTCAATGACTTGAATAAGAGGTATAAGAGGGTTAATGATATACTTGGTAAGGGAACTGCTTGCCGGGTTGTTGAGAATCAAAGCTTGCTTGATACAATGGATTTGTCCCCAAAAATGAAGGAGGAAGTTAGGAAATTGCTGAATTCTAAGCACTTGTTTTTTAGAGAAATGTGTGCTTATCATAGTAGTTGTGGGCATAACTCAGCTGGTGCTGCTCCTGGTACTAATCAGTCACCAGAGGGGGCGGTGGAGACATCACATGCTCAACATCAGCAGGTACAGCAGCAGCGTTGTCTGCATTCAACTGATAATGTCCAAATTCTGGCAAATTCTGGCAGAGCTGGAACAGAAGTATCAAATATGGGGAAAAGGGTGACGGGTGAAGAGGGagatgatgaggaggaggatgagagcgatgaggatgaagatgatgacgaggatgatgaagaggagACAGAAGAAGGCAATGCAAGGGCCCAAAATGGGCATGGacatgaagaagatgatgagcaTGATGTCAGGAGGCCGCTTAAGATGCCAAGAAAGGAAGAGACCTCTGCTTCCATTCAACAATTGAATGGTGAAGTTATGAGTGTGATGCAAGATCCAGGGAAGACACCATGGGAGAAGTCACAATGGCTCAAGTTGAGGCTTCTGCATTTGGAGGAGCAGCAAGTGAACCATCAATTTCACGCCTTTGAGATTGAGAAGCAAAGACTGAAGTGGTTGAAATTTAGCAGCAAGAAAGAGAGGGAAATGGAGAGAGCAAAGCTGGAGAACGAACGAAGGCGGCTTGAGAATGAGAGAATGATGCTTCTTGTACGCGAGAAGGAGATCGAGTTACTTGAAATTCAGCATCACCATCCTCAACAACATTCCCCCAACAAGAGAAGTGACCCATCTTCAGTCACTGGATAGACTATCATATTAAGTTTCAGATCTTGTTCTCTtttgttattttaaattttgatagtGCTGTATGTTATTTCCAATAAAGAAACTTGATGTACAATTCCATCAGCAGCGAAAATAGTTGTTGGGGGAATATGGGATGGTCCAGTTTGTTAATTTCTCATTCGCAATTTTAATTCTTGTTAGATGGggatttcaactttcaagtagaGGTGAGGAACCCAATCAATAGAGTGATACCCGCAATGCAAGCAACAACAATTCCTCCTAATCTGTTTTCTAATGATTCTTAACTTGTATTCACAACAGAATTTGTTTGATCCCCTTTCAATGTGTAAGCTTCAAACTTGAGACTGGAACATTGTCATCTTCATAATTCATCAATTGGAATACCGTTCCTATTGGTGAAATAAAAATACGATCATGGGATTATTTGCAGATTTCAATTTAACTAGAAATGGAAGTCATGGTCCTGATATTGCAACAAATTGAGGGAGAACACACCACAAGAAATTTGGCTGGCTAAGATATTTCAATCTTCAAGCTCAATAATCTTAACCACAGATGTATCTCCAACTTTCTGGCAAACGACAACTCGGTCATGCGACTTTATAACTCCAGAGGCCTTTCCGTGATCAAGTGCGACCTTTAAAACTGACTCATTTGTTGCACTCGTGGATTCCGCCTGCAAAGTAGAGTAAAATGCAAAATTCCAGAAATAAGTTTCAACTTCCAAATTAACAAACAAACAGTAATTTAGGAAAACAATCTACCTAATCAATGTCACATTATGCCTGATGAGCATCAGCCTAGGATTACTTGAGACATCAGGTTGACAGGTTAGGTGATAAGCTCCTCATCACCCTGTCCCACCCTCATCCCGATTGAACAATCAAGAAAAGATATGACTACGAGGGTTACATCAAATTCCAGACTAGTATGACTACATGTCTGTTCAACATTAAGAACCAAGCCCAGAACCAGATATGGCATTCAAGTAGGAACTGATCATGGGGATACAATTGGCAAGTAAGAATATAGAACTTAAAATAGCATCTATACAAAGGATACCTAAAAGATAATAATTCATAGTGCTAAAGAGGTGGCTGAACCTACAAAGGCCAGGTATTGTTTTGCACTTGTCAAAC
The window above is part of the Tripterygium wilfordii isolate XIE 37 chromosome 3, ASM1340144v1, whole genome shotgun sequence genome. Proteins encoded here:
- the LOC119989067 gene encoding uncharacterized protein LOC119989067, with amino-acid sequence MEPNVLPGGIFSPMGTGMLGLEMQLQPPPHHRQQPPQNPQNSQNPSHVNQPQMAAFAHHDPQTQQSTKHGYPYAITSVASKPKQPSPLSDDDDPGFTADDTTGDGKRKISPWHRMKWTDNMVRLLILAVYYIGDEVGSEGNDPTSKKKAGALLQKKGKWKSVSRAMMEKGFYVSPQQCEDKFNDLNKRYKRVNDILGKGTACRVVENQSLLDTMDLSPKMKEEVRKLLNSKHLFFREMCAYHSSCGHNSAGAAPGTNQSPEGAVETSHAQHQQVQQQRCLHSTDNVQILANSGRAGTEVSNMGKRVTGEEGDDEEEDESDEDEDDDEDDEEETEEGNARAQNGHGHEEDDEHDVRRPLKMPRKEETSASIQQLNGEVMSVMQDPGKTPWEKSQWLKLRLLHLEEQQVNHQFHAFEIEKQRLKWLKFSSKKEREMERAKLENERRRLENERMMLLVREKEIELLEIQHHHPQQHSPNKRSDPSSVTG